The genomic region GCTGGAGGTCTTCGTGGCGGTGGCCGAGCTGCACGGCTGGAAGCACGACTGTGACGTGTTCGCGTTGATGGACGCCGCCGACGACCTGGTCCGGCCGTTGCAGGACCGGCCCGTCCAGGTGGACCGCGAGACGCTCTCGCTGGGGTACGCGGGGGTCTACTCCAGCTTCCTGCGGCACGCCGAACGCGCCTCGGCGAGGTACGGGGTCGACGTCCGCTCGATCCTGGTCGAGCTGGGCCGGCGCCGGATGGTCGGCGGCCAGGAGGACATGATCGTCGACGTGGCGCTGGACCTGGCGGGCAGGGAGAAGAACGCATGATCGGGCCGGACACGACCGGAATCGCCGAGCGGCTCGGCGCGGCGGCGGACAGCGCCACCGCGATCCCCCAGCTCGCGGCCGAGACCGGGCTGGACGCCGACGCCGCGTACGCGGTGCAGACCGCGCTGCTCCAGCGCCGCCTGGACCGGGGCGAGCGGCTGGTCGGGCTCAAGATGGGGCTCACCAGCCGGGCGAAGATGGCCCAGGTCGGGGTGGACGAGGTGATCTGGGGACGGCTCACCGACGTGATGCGGGTACCCGACGGGGGCGTCGTCGACGTCGGCGCGTACATCCACCCGCGGGTGGAGCCGGAGGTGGCGTTCCTGCTGGACCGGCTGCCCGAGCCGGGCGAGCCGGTGGGTGACTTCACCGACGCGGTCCGCGCGGTCGCGCCGGCGATCGAGCTGATCGACTCCCGGTACGCCAACTTCACCTTCTCGCTGCCGGACGTGATCGCCGACAACACGTCGGCCGCCGCGTTCGTCGTGGGTCCCTGGTCCCCGGTGCCGGACGGGCTGGAGAACCTGGGCGTCCTGCTGGAGGTCGACGGGCGGGTGGCACAGGTCGGCTCGACCGCGGCGATCCTCGGCGACCCGCGACGGGCGCTGGACGAGGGGATCCGGCTCGCCGGGCGGCACGGCGTACGGCTGCGCGAGGGCTGGGTCTTCCTGGCCGGCGCGGCCACCGCCGCCGTGCCGCTGCGCCCGGGCGCCCACGTCCGTGCCGTGGTCGAGAAGCTCGGCGCGGCCTCGCTGCGGGCGGCGTCGTGACGGGCGACGCGCGGGTCGTCGCGGGGAAGGCCGTCCCGCGCGGGGCCTTCCCGCACGTCAAGGTCGCCGGCGGCTTCGTCTTCGTCTCCGGTACGTCGTCCCGCCGGCCGGACAACACGTTCGCCGGCGTCGAGGTGGACGAGTTCGGCACCACCGACCTGGACATCCGGGCACAGACCCGGGCCGTGATCGAGAACATCCGGGACCTGCTGCGCTCGGTCGGCGCCGACCTGTCCGACCTGGTCCAGGTGACCTCGTACCTGGTGAACATGAACGACTTCGGCGGCTACAACGAGGTCTGGGCGGAGTTCTTCGACGCCACCGGGCCCACCCGCACCACCGTGGCGGTGCACCAGCTGCCGCACCCGCACCTGCTCATCGAGATTCAGGCCGTGGCCCTACTTCCCCCAGGAGGTCAGTCGTGAGCGAGATCGCCGAGCCCTTCAGCTTTCCCGGCTGGATCGTGGAGAACCAGCACCTGCTCAAGCCGCCGGTCGGCAACAAGGAGATGTTGCCGGGCAGCGACGACTTCATCGTCATGGTGGTCGGCGGGCCGAACCAGCGCACCGACTTCCACGTCGACCCGTACGAAGAGTTCTTCTACCAGGTCAAGGGCAACATGCACGTCAACCTGATGCTCCCGGAGGGACCGCGTACGGTGCACGTCCGCGAGGGTCAGATGTGGATGCTGCCCCGCAACACCCCGCACTCGCCGCAGCGGCCGGAGCCCGGCTCGATCGGGATGGTGATCGAGCGGGTCCGCGAGGAGGGCACGCTGGAGAAGTTCCGGTGGTACTGCCCGGAGTGCAGCCACCAGGTGCACGAGGTCGAGCTGCAGGTCCGCGACATCGCCGCCGACCTGCCGCCGGTCTTCCAGGCGTTCTACGCCGACGAGAAGGCGCGGACCTGCACCAACTGCGGCGCGCTGCACCCGGGCAAGGGTTGATGCCCGGTCCCGCCGCGGGCCTGCCGGGCCCGGCCCGCTCGCCGGTCGTGGACGTGCACACGCACGTCGTACCCAAGGGGTGGCCGGACCTCGGCGCCGCCTGCGGCGGGTCCGGCTGGCCCTGGCTGCGGGTCGACTCGGAGCGCGCCGCCATGATCATGGTCGGCGAGACCGAGTTCCGGCCGGTCGGCGCCGAGTGCTGGGACGCGGCCACGCGGCTGGCCGACATGGACGCCGACGGGGTCGACGTCCAGGTCGTCTCGCCCACCCCGGTCTTCTTCAGCTACGACCGGCCCGCCGACCAGGCGGTGAAGGTGGCCCGCATCTTCAACGACCGCACCCTGGAGGTCACCGCCGGCGGCGGGCAGCGGCTCGTGCCGTTCTGCCAGGTGCCGTTGCAGGACCCGGACGCGGCCTGCGCCGAGCTGGACCGCTGCCTCGCCGCCGGGCACGTGGGTGTCGAGATCGGCAACCACGTCGGGGACCGCGACCTGGACGACGAGGGCGTGGTCACCTTCCTCCAGCACTGCGCGCGGGTGGGCGCCCCGGTCTTCGTCCACCCGTGGGACATGCCGGGCGGTCCCCGCCTGGACCGGTGGATGGCCCGCTGGCTGACCGGCATGCCGGCCGAGACGCACCTGTCGGTGCTGGCGATGATCCTCGGCGGCGTCTTCGACCGGGTCCCGGCCACGCTGCGGATCTGCTTCGCGCACGGCGGCGGCAGCTTCCCGTTCTGGCTCGGCCGCGCCGACAACGCCTGGCACCGCCGGGGCGACCTGGTTCGCGGCGCCTCCACCGCGCCGCCCAGCTCGTACGTCGACCGTTTCCACGTGGACTCGGTGGTCTTCGAGCCGGCCGCGCTGCGGCTGCTCGTGGACACCGTGGGGGAGGACCGGGTGCTGGTCGGCAGCGACTACCCGTACCCGCTGGGCGAGCGGCCGGTCGGGCAGGTGGTGCGCAAGGCGGACTTCCTCACCGCCGACCAGCGCGACAAGCTGCTCTCCCGCAACGCGCTGCGCTTCCTGTACGGCTGACCGCGCGTCCCACCCTCGCCCGCCGACTCGGCGCGTGAGAGGTGCGTCCGGCCGGGCAGCCCGGCAGGATGAGGGCATGGCCGAGCCGCACGACCTGACCGCGTTGGAGCAGGCCGCCGCGATCGCCCGCGGCGACCTGTCCAGCGCCGAGTTGGTCGCGCACCACCTCGACCGGGTGGCCGCGCTCGGTGACACCGTGGGGGCGTTCGTGACCGTCACCGCCGAGCCGGCCGCGCAGGCGGCCACGGCGGCGGACGCGGTCCCGGCCGGGCAGCGCGGCCCGCTGCACGGGGTGCCGACCGCGATCAAGGACCTCACCCTCACGGCCGGCGTGCGGACCACCTTCGGCTCGGCCGCGTTCGTCGACTTCGTGCCGCCGGTGGACGCCGACGTGGTCCGGTTCATCCGGGCGGCCGGCCTGGTGAGCCTGGGCAAGACCACCACCTCCGAGCTGGGCTGTTCGCTCTACTCGGAGGGGCGGGTCGCGCCGCCGGCCCGCAACCCGTGGGACCTGGCCTACACGGCGGGCGGCTCCAGCGGCGGCGCGGCGGCCGCGGTGGCGGCCGGGCTGGTCCCGGTGGCCCAGGGCTCGGACGGCGGTGGCTCGCTGCGCATCCCCGCCGCGCTCTGCGGCCTGGTCGGCTACAAGCCCAGCCGGGGCCTGGTCTCCGGCGGCCCGCTCGGCTTCGGCGCGTTCGGTCTGCCCACCCACGGCCCGATCGGGCGCACCGTCGCCGACGTCGCCGCCCTGCTCGACGTGATGGCCCAGCCGGTGCTCGGCGAGCCCTACCTGCCGCCGGTCGCGCCGCCCGGCGGCTACCTGGCGGCGGCCCGCGCGGCCGCCCCCGGCCGGCTGCGGATCGGCCGGTTTACCGCCCCGATGCTCGCCGAGGAGCCGGTGCACCCGGACTGCGTCGCCGCCGTGGACCGGGCGGCCGCGCTGCTCGCCGCCGCCGGCCACGAGGTGATCGACGTGCCGTCGCCGCTCGGGCCCGCGGCGTGGCCGCTCTTCGAGATCGTCTGGTACGTGCTGGCGCTCTCCCCGGTGCCGCCGGAGCGGGAGAGCGAGCTGCTGCCGCTGACCCGGTTCCTCCGGGGCCGGGGCGCGGGGATCTCCGCCGGCACGCTCTCCGCCACGCTCGGCGAACTCCAGGCCCAGGTACGCCTCGGCGCCCGGCGTACGGCCGGCTGCGACCTGCTGCTCTGCCCCACCCTCGCCGCCCCGCAGGCGCCGGTGGGCTGGTTCACCGCCGACGGTGACCCGGAGGCGGACTTCGACCGGCAACGACGGTTCTCGCCCTACTGCGCCATCTTCAACGTCACGGGCGAACCGTCGGTCTCCCTGCCGGTCGGCACCACGGCCGCCGGGCTCCCCGTGGGGGTGCTGCTCACCGGCCGGTACGGTGACGACGCGCGGCTGATCGCCACCGCTGCGGAACTGGAGAACTCCAGTGACGGATGGGATCGCCACCCCGCAATCTGGCGGGCCGTGGACTCCGCTAACGTGAATGGCAGCGGAGTCGGGCGGTCGACGCCCTGATCCTGTCCACCCGACCTGAATGTTCGAGGTCTCTTCTTCCGCCTGGGGGCGTTGGGATTGTCTGTTACCGACACGTTGCTGGTCTTCGTCGGCATCCCGGCGGCCGCCGTACTGGTGATCGGCGGCCTCGCGTACGTTGCCCACCGCGGTGGCGGTGGCGGCGGTGGTGGCGGCCGCGCCAAGCGCTACCGGCCCGGCCGGCCCTTCGACTTCACTCCGGTCTGGTTCCTCGGCCGTCCGGAGCAGCTGGCCGACTCGGCCGGCACCGCCCTGGCAGCGGGCGCCCAGGCGCCGGCGCTGACCAGCCGCAAGCAGGAACAGGCCGGCCGGGAGGCGCCGGCCGGTGGAACCGGAGGCGCAAGTGACCGTTGGTGAGACGCAGCGTCAGGTGGGGACCCCGCCCGAGGTGCTCGACGGCCCGTTCTCGACTCGGCAGCTGCTGCGCATCGACGAGGCGCTGCGCCTGGCCGACCAGGGCACCGGCCTGGTCTTCTCGGTCTTCGTCGGCGGCCTCGACGAGCCGATCCGCGAGCACGCCGAGCGGCTGCACCGTCAGCTCGCCGACCCCGACCGGTCGGTGCTGATCGCGGTGTCGCCCAACCAGCGTCAGCTGGAGGTCGTCACCGGCCGCCACGCGCGCAAGCGCATCCCGGACACGTACGCCAAGCTCGCCGCGCTGTCCATGGTCGCGGCGTTCGGCGGCGGCGACCTGGCCGGCGGCATCATCAACGGCCTCGACCAGCTCGCCAGCCACGCCGGCAAGGGCTGAGCCCCGCACGCACGACGAAGCCCGGTCCGCCCTCAGGCGGGCCGGGCTTCTCGCGTCAGCGCGGCCGGACGCTCGGGTCGAGCCGCATCGGCCACGGCTCGGACAAAGCTCTGCCGGATCGGGCCGGGGCCGGCGTGGGCTTCACCCACGCCGGCCCCGGGCCGGGTGCTGTCGTGCGGGCGCCGCTCAGGCGGTCTGGGCGTCCCGGGCGCGTGCCTTGAGGGCCCGGACCACGCCGTCCCGGCCCTCGGCGACCAGCCGACGCAGCGGCGCCGGGTGCCCGTCACCGGCCAGCCAGGCGTCGGTCTCCGCGACCGTGTCGTCGTCCACCTGGTACGCCGGGTAGGCGAGCTGGGCGAACTCCTGTGCCGGCTCGCTGTCCCGGCTGGCCCACACCTGGCCGACCGCCGCGAAGTACCGCTCCCGGTACGGGGTGACCAGCTCGACCTGCGTCGGGTGCGCGAAGCCCTGCAGCAGCGCCCGGTGCCGCCAGTTCGGCAGCGCCTCGGGCCCGGTCAGCTGGGCCCACACGGCGGCCTTGTTCTCCGCCGTCGGCACCAGCGCGTGCACGTACGCGGCCTCCCGCTCGCCGCTCGCGGTGCGGTCGCCGGCCAGCTCGGCCTCCACGTCGGCGGGGCCGGCCGCGCCGTTGGCCACCAGCGAGGCGAGCAGCCCCCACCGCAGCTCGGTGTCGATGGTCAGCCCGGTCGGCACGCCCGTGCCGTCCAGCCAGCCGCGCAGGGTGGCCAGGTCCTCGCTGGAACGGGCCGCCGAGGCGTACGCGCGGGCCCAGGCGAGCTGGAAGCCGCTGCCCGGCTCGGCGGCGGCGAGCGCGGTCTTCGCGGTGCGGGCCAGCTCGGCCCAGCCGGTCGGCGCCCAGGTGGGGTCGGCGTAGAAGG from Micromonospora sp. WMMD812 harbors:
- a CDS encoding DUF5130 family protein — its product is MTVGETQRQVGTPPEVLDGPFSTRQLLRIDEALRLADQGTGLVFSVFVGGLDEPIREHAERLHRQLADPDRSVLIAVSPNQRQLEVVTGRHARKRIPDTYAKLAALSMVAAFGGGDLAGGIINGLDQLASHAGKG
- a CDS encoding RidA family protein; the encoded protein is MTGDARVVAGKAVPRGAFPHVKVAGGFVFVSGTSSRRPDNTFAGVEVDEFGTTDLDIRAQTRAVIENIRDLLRSVGADLSDLVQVTSYLVNMNDFGGYNEVWAEFFDATGPTRTTVAVHQLPHPHLLIEIQAVALLPPGGQS
- a CDS encoding amidohydrolase family protein yields the protein MPGPAAGLPGPARSPVVDVHTHVVPKGWPDLGAACGGSGWPWLRVDSERAAMIMVGETEFRPVGAECWDAATRLADMDADGVDVQVVSPTPVFFSYDRPADQAVKVARIFNDRTLEVTAGGGQRLVPFCQVPLQDPDAACAELDRCLAAGHVGVEIGNHVGDRDLDDEGVVTFLQHCARVGAPVFVHPWDMPGGPRLDRWMARWLTGMPAETHLSVLAMILGGVFDRVPATLRICFAHGGGSFPFWLGRADNAWHRRGDLVRGASTAPPSSYVDRFHVDSVVFEPAALRLLVDTVGEDRVLVGSDYPYPLGERPVGQVVRKADFLTADQRDKLLSRNALRFLYG
- a CDS encoding amidase, which gives rise to MAEPHDLTALEQAAAIARGDLSSAELVAHHLDRVAALGDTVGAFVTVTAEPAAQAATAADAVPAGQRGPLHGVPTAIKDLTLTAGVRTTFGSAAFVDFVPPVDADVVRFIRAAGLVSLGKTTTSELGCSLYSEGRVAPPARNPWDLAYTAGGSSGGAAAAVAAGLVPVAQGSDGGGSLRIPAALCGLVGYKPSRGLVSGGPLGFGAFGLPTHGPIGRTVADVAALLDVMAQPVLGEPYLPPVAPPGGYLAAARAAAPGRLRIGRFTAPMLAEEPVHPDCVAAVDRAAALLAAAGHEVIDVPSPLGPAAWPLFEIVWYVLALSPVPPERESELLPLTRFLRGRGAGISAGTLSATLGELQAQVRLGARRTAGCDLLLCPTLAAPQAPVGWFTADGDPEADFDRQRRFSPYCAIFNVTGEPSVSLPVGTTAAGLPVGVLLTGRYGDDARLIATAAELENSSDGWDRHPAIWRAVDSANVNGSGVGRSTP
- a CDS encoding 3-hydroxyanthranilate 3,4-dioxygenase yields the protein MSEIAEPFSFPGWIVENQHLLKPPVGNKEMLPGSDDFIVMVVGGPNQRTDFHVDPYEEFFYQVKGNMHVNLMLPEGPRTVHVREGQMWMLPRNTPHSPQRPEPGSIGMVIERVREEGTLEKFRWYCPECSHQVHEVELQVRDIAADLPPVFQAFYADEKARTCTNCGALHPGKG
- a CDS encoding fumarylacetoacetate hydrolase family protein is translated as MIGPDTTGIAERLGAAADSATAIPQLAAETGLDADAAYAVQTALLQRRLDRGERLVGLKMGLTSRAKMAQVGVDEVIWGRLTDVMRVPDGGVVDVGAYIHPRVEPEVAFLLDRLPEPGEPVGDFTDAVRAVAPAIELIDSRYANFTFSLPDVIADNTSAAAFVVGPWSPVPDGLENLGVLLEVDGRVAQVGSTAAILGDPRRALDEGIRLAGRHGVRLREGWVFLAGAATAAVPLRPGAHVRAVVEKLGAASLRAAS